One segment of Panicum virgatum strain AP13 chromosome 1K, P.virgatum_v5, whole genome shotgun sequence DNA contains the following:
- the LOC120643379 gene encoding 1-aminocyclopropane-1-carboxylate oxidase 1-like, which translates to MAATSSTLSFPVINMEKLQTEEKPAAMEVIRDACENWGFFELLNHGISHELMDKVERLTKAHYTSCREPKFQEFAARTLEAGEKGADVKDVDWESTFFVRHLPASNIADLPDLDDHYRQVMKQFASEVQKLSEKLLELLCENLGLEPGYLKQAFAGSNGPTFGTKVSAYPPCPRPDLVNGLRAHTDAGGIILLFQDDQVSGLQLLKDGEWVDVPPVRHAIVVNIGDQLEVITNGRYKSVMHQVLTRPDGNRMSIASFYNPGADAVIFPAPALVAAADADEERAEAAYPRFVFEDYMNLYVRHKFEAKEPRFEAMKSAIATA; encoded by the exons ATGGCAGCTACCAGCAGCACGCTCTCCTTCCCGGTGATCAACATGGAGAAGCTCCAGACCGAGGAgaagccggcggccatggaggtCATCCGCGACGCCTGCGAGAACTGGGGCTTCTTCGAG CTGCTCAACCATGGCATCTCCCACGAGCTGATGGACAAGGTGGAGCGGCTGACCAAGGCGCACTACACCAGCTGCCGCGAGCCCAAGTTCCAAGAGTTCGCGGCGCGGACGCTGGAAGCCGGCGAGAAGGGCGCCGACGTCAAGGACGTGGACTGGGAGAGCACCTTCTTCGTCCGCCACCTCCCCGCCTCCAACATCGCCGACCTCCCCGACCTCGACGACCACTACAG GCAAGTGATGAAGCAATTCGCATCGGAGGTACAGAAGCTGTCGGAGAAGCTGCTGGAGCTGCTGTGCGAGAACCTGGGCCTGGAGCCGGGGTACCTGAAGCAGGCCTTCGCGGGGTCCAACGGCCCGACGTTCGGCACCAAGGTGAGCGCGTACCCGCCGTGCCCGCGGCCGGACCTCGTCAACGGCCTCCGCGCGCACACCGACGCCGGCGGCATCATCCTGCTGTTCCAGGATGACCAGGTGAGCGGCCTGCAGCTGCTCAAGGACGGCGAGTGGGTGGACGTGCCGCCCGTGCGCCACGCCATCGTCGTCAACATCGGCGACCAGCTGGAGGTGATCACCAACGGGCGGTACAAGAGCGTGATGCACCAGGTGCTCACGCGCCCCGACGGCAACCGCATGTCCATCGCGTCCTTCTACAACCCCGGCGCCGACGCCGTCATCTTCCCGGCGCccgcgctcgtcgccgccgccgacgccgacgaggaGCGCGCCGAGGCGGCGTACCCGAGGTTCGTGTTCGAGGACTACATGAACCTGTACGTGCGCCACAAGTTCGAGGCCAAGGAGCCACGGTTCGAGGCCATGAAGTCCGCCATCGCCACCGCGTGA